The following coding sequences are from one Abditibacteriaceae bacterium window:
- a CDS encoding HPP family protein — MQTLKQWIGVELDEVSRKEKFVSMAGGLIAILLIVGISQNILHLSGASMLIASMGASAVLLFAVPHGQLSQPWPVLAGHVFSAFIGVTCAKFIALPWLAAGCAVALSIGAMHQFRCIHPPGGATALTAVIGSAAVKKLGYWFVVSPVLLNAVAIVAVAIAFNSLFEWRRYPASLSHPQNVSAEDSTISHEAVVAALKSLDSFVDITEDDLIRLCDILSKNQSIDEKR; from the coding sequence ATGCAGACATTGAAACAATGGATTGGCGTTGAGTTAGATGAAGTCAGTCGGAAGGAAAAGTTCGTTTCGATGGCGGGCGGTTTAATTGCGATTCTGCTGATTGTCGGAATAAGCCAGAACATTTTGCATTTGTCAGGCGCGTCGATGCTGATTGCCTCGATGGGCGCGAGCGCCGTGTTGCTTTTTGCCGTTCCACACGGCCAGCTTTCGCAGCCTTGGCCCGTACTGGCCGGTCATGTGTTTTCGGCGTTTATCGGCGTAACCTGTGCAAAATTTATCGCGTTGCCGTGGCTGGCAGCGGGCTGTGCCGTCGCGTTATCTATCGGCGCGATGCATCAGTTTCGTTGCATTCATCCGCCCGGCGGGGCGACGGCATTGACGGCGGTGATTGGAAGTGCCGCTGTAAAGAAGCTCGGCTACTGGTTTGTCGTTTCTCCAGTATTGCTTAACGCCGTCGCGATTGTGGCCGTGGCGATTGCATTCAACTCACTTTTCGAGTGGCGGCGCTATCCGGCTTCGCTCAGTCATCCGCAAAACGTGTCGGCGGAAGATTCGACGATCTCGCACGAAGCAGTCGTCGCCGCGCTGAAAAGCCTCGATTCCTTCGTCGATATTACCGAAGACGACCTGATTCGTCTGTGTGACATTCTGTCTAAGAACCAGAGTATCGACGAAAAACGATGA